From the Pseudomonas baltica genome, one window contains:
- the pgsA gene encoding CDP-diacylglycerol--glycerol-3-phosphate 3-phosphatidyltransferase — MNIPNLITVLRVVLIPIFILLFYMPYHWSYAAASSVFAFAAATDWLDGYLARRLEQSTPFGAFLDPVADKLMVAVALVLLVQAHANVWLTLPAAVIIGREIVVSALREWMAEIGARAHVAVSNLGKWKTAAQMGALVILLANPPAFSFWVVAGYALLLVAAGLTIWSMLKYLRAAWPHLRTTTENN; from the coding sequence ATGAATATCCCCAACCTGATTACCGTGCTGCGCGTCGTCCTGATCCCGATCTTCATTCTGTTGTTCTACATGCCTTACCACTGGAGCTACGCTGCTGCGAGTTCGGTGTTCGCCTTTGCTGCCGCCACCGACTGGCTGGATGGCTATCTGGCCCGCCGGCTGGAGCAAAGCACGCCGTTCGGTGCCTTTCTCGACCCGGTGGCAGACAAGCTCATGGTTGCCGTGGCCCTGGTATTGCTGGTGCAGGCCCATGCCAACGTATGGCTGACGCTGCCAGCGGCGGTGATCATCGGTCGCGAGATCGTGGTCTCGGCATTGCGTGAGTGGATGGCAGAAATCGGGGCGCGGGCGCACGTCGCCGTGTCCAACCTGGGCAAGTGGAAGACTGCGGCGCAGATGGGCGCTCTAGTGATTCTGCTGGCCAATCCGCCCGCGTTCAGCTTCTGGGTGGTGGCCGGTTATGCGCTGTTGCTCGTCGCGGCAGGGCTGACGATCTGGTCCATGCTCAAGTACTTGCGAGCGGCCTGGCCGCATCTGCGCACCACCACGGAAAATAATTAA
- the uvrC gene encoding excinuclease ABC subunit UvrC, which produces MTTPFDPSAFLATCSGRPGVYQMFDADARLLYVGKAKNLKKRLASYFRKAGLAPKTAALVGHIAQVDTTIVANETEALLLEQTLIKEWRPPYNILLRDDKSYPYVFLSDGAFPRLSIHRGAKKAKGRYFGPYPSAGAIRESLSLLQKTFFVRQCEDSYYKNRTRPCLQYQIKRCKAPCVGLAEPADYAEDVRHSVMFLEGRSHQLTNELVVDMEKASMALDFEKAAELRDQVAQLRRIQDQQTMEGGTGDIDVVAAFVNPGGACVHLISVRGGRVLGSKNFFPQVGIEEEVAEVMSAFLAQYYLGNAERELPSELIVNVVHEDFEALVTAIDTLRGRELSISHRVRGTRARWQQLAVTNAEQALGARLANRQHVAARFEALAEVLDLDEPPQRLECYDISHSSGEATVASCVVFGPEGPIKADYRRYNIEGVTPGDDYAAMHQALTRRFKRAKEGEGKLPDVLLVDGGKGQLNMARDVLRELDVPDLILLGVAKGTTRKAGFETLYLNDVAHEFTLKGDSPALHLIQQIRDEAHRFAITGHRARRGKTRRTSTLEGVAGVGPKRRRDLLKHFGGLQELSRASIEEIAKAPGISKKLAESIYANLHSE; this is translated from the coding sequence ATGACAACGCCATTCGATCCCAGCGCCTTTCTGGCCACTTGCAGCGGGCGCCCGGGCGTCTACCAGATGTTCGATGCCGACGCGCGTCTGCTCTACGTCGGCAAGGCCAAGAACCTCAAGAAGCGCCTCGCCAGCTATTTTCGCAAGGCTGGCCTGGCGCCCAAGACGGCAGCCTTGGTCGGGCATATCGCTCAGGTCGACACGACCATCGTCGCCAACGAGACCGAGGCGCTGCTGCTCGAACAGACACTCATCAAAGAGTGGCGACCGCCCTATAACATCCTGCTGCGTGACGATAAGTCCTATCCCTATGTGTTTCTCTCGGATGGGGCCTTCCCGCGGCTGAGCATCCATCGCGGCGCGAAGAAGGCCAAGGGTCGCTATTTCGGGCCTTACCCTAGCGCGGGCGCGATCCGTGAAAGCCTCAGCCTGTTGCAAAAGACCTTTTTCGTCCGGCAGTGCGAAGACAGCTACTACAAGAACCGCACGCGACCTTGTCTGCAATATCAGATCAAACGCTGCAAGGCGCCTTGCGTAGGCCTGGCCGAACCTGCCGATTACGCCGAAGATGTGCGTCACTCGGTGATGTTCCTCGAAGGTCGCAGCCATCAGTTGACCAATGAACTGGTGGTCGACATGGAAAAGGCTTCCATGGCTCTGGATTTCGAGAAGGCCGCCGAGTTGCGCGATCAGGTCGCCCAGTTGCGGCGCATCCAGGATCAGCAGACCATGGAGGGCGGCACCGGCGATATCGACGTGGTCGCCGCCTTCGTCAACCCGGGCGGCGCTTGTGTGCATTTGATCAGCGTGCGCGGCGGGCGCGTATTGGGCAGCAAGAACTTCTTCCCGCAGGTGGGCATCGAGGAGGAGGTGGCCGAGGTCATGTCCGCCTTTTTGGCCCAGTATTATCTGGGCAATGCCGAGCGCGAGCTGCCCAGCGAATTGATCGTCAACGTGGTGCACGAAGACTTCGAGGCGCTGGTGACAGCCATCGACACCCTGCGCGGACGCGAGCTGAGCATCAGTCATCGGGTGCGCGGCACTCGGGCGCGCTGGCAGCAACTGGCAGTGACCAACGCCGAACAGGCGCTGGGCGCACGCCTTGCCAACCGGCAGCACGTTGCCGCGCGCTTCGAGGCCTTGGCTGAAGTGCTCGATCTGGATGAGCCGCCACAGCGGCTTGAATGCTATGACATCAGTCATTCCAGTGGGGAGGCGACAGTGGCGTCTTGCGTGGTATTTGGTCCCGAAGGGCCGATCAAGGCCGATTATCGCCGCTACAATATCGAAGGTGTCACGCCCGGCGATGACTACGCAGCGATGCACCAGGCGCTCACGCGCCGCTTCAAGCGCGCCAAGGAAGGCGAGGGCAAGCTGCCCGATGTACTGCTGGTCGACGGTGGCAAAGGCCAGCTCAACATGGCGCGTGATGTACTTCGAGAACTCGACGTGCCAGACCTGATCCTGCTGGGCGTGGCCAAGGGCACCACTCGCAAGGCCGGCTTCGAAACCCTGTACCTCAATGATGTGGCGCACGAATTCACCTTGAAGGGTGATTCGCCCGCCTTGCACCTGATCCAACAGATTCGCGATGAAGCACACCGATTTGCCATCACTGGCCACCGTGCCCGGCGCGGCAAGACCCGCCGTACCTCCACCCTGGAAGGAGTGGCTGGGGTAGGGCCAAAGCGCCGCCGCGATCTGCTCAAGCATTTCGGCGGATTGCAGGAGCTGAGCCGTGCCAGTATCGAGGAAATCGCTAAAGCGCCAGGAATCAGTAAAAAGCTCGCAGAGTCGATTTATGCAAACCTGCACAGCGAGTAG
- the uvrY gene encoding UvrY/SirA/GacA family response regulator transcription factor, producing the protein MIRVLVVDDHDLVRTGITRMLADIDGLQVVGQAESGEEALRHARELKPDVVLMDVKMPGIGGLEATRKLQRSYPDIKVVAVTVCEEDPFPTRLLQAGAAGYLTKGAGLDEMIQAIRLVFAGQRYISPQIAQQLALKSFQPQTTASPFDLLSEREIQIALMIVGCQKVQIISDKLNLSPKTVNTYRYRIFEKLSVTSDVELTLLAVRHGMVDASA; encoded by the coding sequence TTGATTAGGGTCCTGGTGGTCGACGATCACGATCTGGTTCGCACAGGCATCACTCGGATGCTGGCGGACATAGACGGATTGCAGGTAGTGGGGCAGGCCGAATCCGGTGAGGAAGCCCTGCGCCATGCGCGCGAGCTCAAGCCCGACGTGGTGCTGATGGACGTCAAGATGCCTGGCATCGGCGGCCTCGAAGCCACCCGCAAGCTGCAGCGTAGCTACCCTGACATCAAAGTGGTTGCGGTGACCGTCTGCGAGGAAGATCCATTCCCCACGCGGCTGCTGCAAGCGGGTGCTGCCGGCTACCTGACCAAAGGCGCCGGGCTCGACGAGATGATCCAGGCCATTCGTCTGGTGTTCGCCGGCCAGCGCTATATCAGCCCGCAGATCGCCCAGCAATTGGCGCTCAAGTCATTCCAGCCGCAGACCACGGCGTCGCCTTTCGACCTGCTGTCGGAGCGCGAGATCCAGATCGCGCTGATGATCGTCGGCTGCCAGAAGGTGCAGATCATCTCGGACAAGCTCAACCTGTCGCCCAAGACCGTGAATACCTACCGTTATCGGATTTTCGAAAAGCTCTCGGTGACCAGTGACGTGGAGCTGACCCTGCTGGCCGTGCGACACGGCATGGTCGACGCCAGCGCCTGA
- a CDS encoding helix-turn-helix domain-containing protein, giving the protein MIGIGSRLREERERLKLTQRAFGDIGGVEPNAQGKYESGERAPKADYLAAVAAQGVDVLYVLTGRREPLAADRHDPSESQLLTAYRLMPNQARSGLVLLAGSVMELATADRHKA; this is encoded by the coding sequence ATGATTGGAATTGGTTCCCGTCTCAGGGAAGAACGCGAGAGGCTCAAGTTGACCCAGCGTGCGTTCGGCGACATCGGTGGCGTGGAGCCGAACGCTCAGGGCAAGTATGAAAGTGGCGAGCGAGCCCCCAAGGCCGACTATCTGGCGGCCGTTGCGGCTCAGGGGGTCGATGTGCTGTACGTCCTCACCGGCCGCCGCGAGCCGCTCGCCGCCGACCGCCACGACCCCAGCGAAAGCCAGTTGCTGACAGCCTATCGACTGATGCCCAACCAGGCCCGCAGCGGTCTGGTGCTGTTGGCGGGCAGCGTGATGGAACTCGCGACAGCGGACAGGCACAAAGCCTGA
- a CDS encoding DNA-binding protein codes for MHGIRTAAQAKAWLEYQGKSVQAFAREHGVDPATTYQVLAGRKKGRRGEAHKVAVLLGMKHGVIPPESPYRPEG; via the coding sequence ATGCACGGTATACGGACTGCTGCACAAGCAAAGGCTTGGCTGGAGTACCAGGGTAAATCGGTACAGGCATTTGCCAGGGAACACGGGGTCGACCCGGCTACCACCTATCAGGTACTGGCCGGACGCAAGAAAGGCAGGCGTGGTGAAGCGCACAAGGTCGCCGTGCTGCTGGGGATGAAGCATGGCGTCATCCCCCCTGAATCGCCCTACCGCCCTGAGGGGTGA
- a CDS encoding N-acetyltransferase yields the protein MSLQLIPATSLADLAFARALARRNMLPYYGEFGLLWVDDAFDECWQWRDNRLIEDDTGLLGFISLSVDQRALFIRELQMVESARGRGVGGLVLEWVHALAVQRGLPLVRLTVFKSNPAQRLYRRHGFEQVGEDECFLRMERQVAAKAGARRP from the coding sequence ATGAGCCTGCAATTGATCCCGGCCACATCGCTGGCCGACCTGGCATTCGCGCGAGCGCTGGCGCGGCGCAACATGCTGCCGTATTACGGCGAGTTCGGCCTGTTGTGGGTCGACGATGCCTTCGATGAATGTTGGCAATGGCGGGACAATCGCCTGATCGAGGACGACACCGGGCTGCTGGGTTTCATCAGCCTCAGCGTCGATCAGCGTGCGCTGTTCATCCGCGAATTGCAGATGGTCGAGTCGGCGCGCGGGCGCGGGGTGGGCGGGCTGGTGCTCGAATGGGTGCATGCATTGGCCGTGCAGCGAGGTTTGCCATTGGTGCGCTTGACAGTGTTCAAGAGCAATCCGGCGCAACGGCTCTATCGTCGGCATGGTTTCGAGCAGGTCGGCGAAGATGAGTGCTTCCTGCGCATGGAGCGCCAGGTCGCCGCCAAGGCCGGTGCGCGTCGACCGTGA
- a CDS encoding 3-deoxy-7-phosphoheptulonate synthase, translating into MHTLTTQLHPQAPAVAANTSLSQRLPTAQSLKQQLPLDSHLSSQVTRHRDAVRAILEGRDSRLLVIVGPCSLHDPEATREYARHLAKLAREVDDQLLLVMRAYVEKPRTTVGWKGLAYDPRLDGSDDMVGGLSLSRELMLDMLRLGLPIATELLQPMAAAYFEDLLSWVAIGARTTESQIHREMASGLSMPVGFKNGTDGGIAVACDAIRSAAHAHRHFGVDASGHPAIIETHGNGDGHVVLRGGHRGPNYDAHSVGTVREALIKAKLPVRMVVDCSHANSGKDPLRQPQVFNEVLAQRLQGDRSLVGTMLESNLFEGCQPLSANLRYGVSITDGCLGWEATEVLLRQAAERLSLVDQAVIRMA; encoded by the coding sequence ATGCATACCCTCACTACCCAGCTGCACCCCCAGGCCCCTGCCGTGGCCGCCAACACCAGCCTGAGCCAGCGTCTGCCCACTGCGCAGAGCCTCAAGCAGCAACTGCCACTGGACTCGCACCTGTCCAGCCAGGTCACCCGCCATCGCGACGCGGTACGCGCGATACTTGAAGGCCGCGACTCGCGCCTGCTGGTGATCGTCGGCCCCTGCTCTCTGCACGACCCTGAAGCCACCCGCGAATACGCCCGCCATCTGGCGAAGCTGGCCCGCGAGGTCGACGATCAACTGTTGCTGGTGATGCGCGCCTACGTCGAAAAGCCGCGCACCACTGTCGGCTGGAAAGGCCTGGCCTACGACCCGCGCCTGGACGGCAGTGACGACATGGTCGGCGGCCTCAGCCTGTCGCGCGAACTGATGCTCGACATGCTGCGCCTCGGTCTGCCGATCGCCACCGAGCTGCTGCAACCCATGGCGGCGGCCTATTTCGAAGATCTGCTGAGCTGGGTCGCCATCGGCGCGCGCACCACCGAATCGCAAATCCACCGGGAAATGGCCAGCGGCCTGAGCATGCCGGTAGGCTTCAAGAACGGCACCGACGGCGGGATTGCCGTTGCCTGTGATGCAATTCGCAGCGCCGCTCATGCGCACCGCCATTTTGGCGTCGATGCCAGCGGCCATCCGGCGATCATCGAAACCCACGGCAATGGCGATGGCCACGTGGTATTGCGCGGCGGCCATCGCGGCCCCAACTACGATGCCCACAGTGTCGGCACAGTGCGCGAAGCGCTGATCAAGGCCAAGCTGCCGGTCCGCATGGTGGTCGACTGCAGCCACGCCAACAGTGGTAAAGACCCGCTGCGCCAACCGCAGGTGTTCAACGAAGTACTGGCGCAACGCCTGCAAGGCGATCGTTCGCTGGTCGGCACGATGCTCGAAAGCAATCTGTTTGAAGGATGCCAGCCGCTCAGTGCAAATCTGCGCTACGGCGTCTCGATCACCGACGGCTGCCTGGGCTGGGAGGCGACTGAAGTGCTGTTGCGCCAGGCCGCTGAACGGCTATCGCTGGTTGATCAGGCAGTGATCCGGATGGCGTGA
- a CDS encoding peptidylprolyl isomerase, translating to MAKATARHILVSTEDKCNELKSQIEGGADFAEIAKANSSCPSSRQGGDLGSFGPGQMVKEFDTVVFSAPINVVQGPVKTQFGYHLLEVTSRQD from the coding sequence ATGGCCAAAGCCACTGCCCGCCACATCCTGGTTTCCACCGAAGACAAATGCAACGAGCTGAAAAGCCAGATCGAAGGCGGTGCCGATTTCGCCGAAATCGCCAAAGCCAATTCCTCCTGCCCCTCCAGCCGCCAAGGCGGTGACCTGGGTTCGTTCGGCCCAGGCCAGATGGTCAAGGAATTCGACACCGTGGTCTTCAGCGCGCCGATCAACGTCGTGCAAGGCCCGGTCAAGACCCAGTTCGGTTACCACCTGCTGGAAGTGACCAGCCGTCAGGACTGA
- a CDS encoding extracellular solute-binding protein — translation MRSVFTHTLFTVLLLALTPAIAAPLHALTVYGEPAKYPAGFDHFDYVNPNAPKGGSLRRSAMEIGQFDHLLPYLDKGIGVSEIDGLVYSPLAVRSLDEPYTVYGLVAQGIERDKDGLWLRFILDPRATFADGTPITAEDVRYTFNLLITQGSLRYRTQFADVKAVVVESDRQVRFDLKNNDSRTLPLDLATLPVLPEHWWKDRDFAGGGGFEAPLGSGPYRVGKVDNGRSITFERNPDWWGKDLPVSRGMYNFDHFGVEFFGDIDVARQVLRGGGYDYNREFSATGYTIGYNSDALDDGRLQRAHLATKGLQSAQGYVFNLNRPLFKDRRVRQALAMLWDFEWSNRQMMRNMYLRQQSFFSNSALAASAPPSADELKILEPLRGKVPDEVFSQVFQAPKTDGTGFIRDKQLQALKLLEDAGWQPKGDKLVNAQGEPLSFTFLNAQGGMERLLLPYKRILAQIGITFEIRRIDPSQYLNRLMARDYDMIVTGYPVSSSPGMELLNYYGSQGANDPGSSNYMALQDPAVDQLLKGLVSATTQPVMATYAHALDRVLQWNYYWIPNYYPPGTSTVWWNRFGIPKIQASNDAAPETWWEVSPTPLSNAQMAERTKGAR, via the coding sequence ATGCGATCGGTTTTTACCCACACACTGTTCACCGTCCTCCTGCTGGCCCTGACGCCTGCCATCGCCGCTCCCCTGCACGCCTTGACCGTCTACGGCGAGCCGGCCAAATACCCCGCAGGCTTCGATCATTTCGACTACGTCAATCCCAATGCGCCGAAGGGCGGCAGCCTGCGCCGTTCGGCCATGGAAATCGGCCAGTTCGACCATCTGCTGCCCTATCTGGACAAAGGCATCGGCGTCAGCGAAATCGACGGCCTGGTCTATTCCCCCCTCGCGGTGCGCTCCCTCGACGAGCCCTATACCGTCTATGGCCTGGTGGCCCAGGGCATCGAACGTGACAAAGACGGCCTGTGGCTGCGCTTCATCCTCGACCCACGGGCAACATTTGCCGACGGCACGCCGATCACCGCCGAAGACGTGCGCTACACCTTCAATCTGTTGATCACCCAAGGTAGCCTGCGCTACCGCACGCAGTTCGCCGACGTCAAAGCCGTGGTGGTCGAGAGCGATCGGCAAGTGCGTTTCGACCTCAAGAACAACGACAGCCGCACCCTGCCCCTGGACCTCGCGACCCTGCCGGTGCTCCCCGAGCATTGGTGGAAAGACCGCGACTTCGCCGGTGGCGGCGGCTTCGAGGCGCCGCTGGGCAGCGGCCCGTATCGGGTCGGCAAGGTCGACAACGGCCGCAGCATCACGTTCGAGCGCAACCCGGACTGGTGGGGCAAGGACCTGCCCGTCAGCCGCGGCATGTACAACTTCGACCATTTCGGGGTGGAGTTCTTCGGCGATATCGACGTCGCCCGCCAGGTCCTGCGCGGCGGCGGCTATGACTACAACCGCGAGTTTTCCGCCACCGGCTACACCATCGGCTACAACAGCGACGCGCTCGACGACGGTCGCCTGCAACGCGCGCATCTGGCAACCAAGGGCCTGCAATCGGCCCAAGGCTACGTGTTCAACCTCAACCGCCCGCTGTTCAAGGACCGCCGGGTGCGCCAGGCGCTGGCCATGCTCTGGGATTTCGAGTGGAGCAACCGCCAGATGATGCGCAATATGTACCTGCGCCAGCAGAGTTTCTTCTCCAACAGCGCGCTGGCCGCCAGCGCGCCGCCGAGCGCCGACGAGTTGAAAATTCTCGAACCGCTGCGCGGCAAGGTCCCCGATGAGGTCTTCAGCCAGGTGTTCCAGGCGCCAAAAACCGATGGCACCGGATTTATCCGCGACAAGCAGCTCCAAGCCCTCAAGCTGCTCGAAGATGCCGGCTGGCAGCCCAAGGGCGACAAGCTGGTCAACGCCCAGGGCGAACCATTGAGCTTTACCTTTCTCAATGCCCAAGGCGGCATGGAGCGCCTGTTGTTACCGTACAAGCGCATCCTCGCGCAGATCGGCATCACGTTCGAGATCCGCCGGATCGACCCGTCGCAATACCTCAACCGCCTGATGGCGCGCGACTACGACATGATCGTCACCGGCTATCCGGTGTCGTCCTCGCCGGGCATGGAGCTGCTCAACTACTATGGCTCGCAGGGCGCCAACGATCCCGGTTCGAGCAACTACATGGCACTGCAGGACCCAGCGGTCGATCAATTGCTCAAGGGCCTGGTCAGCGCTACCACTCAACCGGTCATGGCCACCTACGCCCACGCGCTCGATCGGGTGCTGCAATGGAATTACTACTGGATTCCCAACTATTACCCGCCAGGCACCTCGACGGTGTGGTGGAACCGCTTCGGCATTCCAAAAATCCAGGCCAGTAACGATGCCGCGCCAGAAACCTGGTGGGAGGTCAGCCCCACGCCGCTGAGCAATGCACAGATGGCCGAACGCACAAAAGGAGCACGCTGA
- a CDS encoding microcin C ABC transporter permease YejB: MLNYILRRLLLIIPTLLIILLVNFVIIQAAPGGPVEQAIARLQGLGGTSVGSSGGDSAQTSRASRGLDPKLIADIERQYGFDKPAPERLWLMLKHYAVLDFGKSFFRGATVTQLILDKMPVTLSLGFWATLITYLVSIPLGIRKAVRHGSHFDVWTSSAIIIGYAMPAFLFAMLLIVVFCGGTGVDWFPVRGLVSDNFEQLTLLGKIADYFWHLVLPVTSLVIGGFAALTILTKNSFLNEITRQYVVTARAKGVSEQRVLYGHVLRNAMLLVVAGLPQAFISVFFAGSLLIEVIFSLDGLGRLSYEAAVARDYPVVFGTLFIFTLFGLLIKLVGDICYTLVDPRIDFAARNA, encoded by the coding sequence ATGCTGAACTACATCCTGCGCCGGCTGCTGCTCATCATCCCGACGTTGCTGATCATCCTGCTGGTCAATTTCGTCATCATTCAGGCAGCACCTGGCGGCCCGGTCGAACAGGCCATCGCCCGCTTGCAGGGCCTGGGCGGCACGAGCGTCGGCAGCAGCGGCGGTGATAGCGCGCAAACGTCACGGGCCAGTCGCGGCCTCGACCCGAAACTGATCGCCGATATCGAACGTCAATACGGCTTCGACAAGCCCGCACCCGAACGCCTGTGGCTGATGCTCAAGCACTACGCGGTGCTGGATTTCGGCAAGAGTTTCTTTCGCGGCGCCACGGTCACCCAATTGATCCTCGACAAGATGCCGGTGACCCTGTCGCTGGGGTTCTGGGCCACGCTGATCACCTATCTGGTGTCGATTCCCCTGGGGATTCGCAAGGCGGTGCGCCACGGCAGCCACTTCGACGTGTGGACCAGCTCGGCGATCATCATCGGCTACGCCATGCCGGCGTTTCTGTTCGCCATGCTGTTGATCGTGGTGTTCTGCGGTGGCACCGGGGTCGATTGGTTCCCGGTGCGTGGGCTGGTCTCGGACAACTTCGAGCAACTGACCCTGCTGGGCAAAATCGCCGATTATTTCTGGCACCTGGTGCTGCCGGTGACCTCGCTGGTGATCGGCGGCTTCGCGGCCTTGACCATTCTGACCAAGAACTCCTTCCTCAACGAGATCACCCGCCAGTACGTGGTCACTGCCCGCGCCAAGGGCGTGAGCGAACAGCGCGTGCTGTATGGCCACGTCTTGCGCAACGCCATGCTGCTGGTGGTCGCCGGCCTGCCCCAGGCGTTCATCAGCGTGTTCTTCGCCGGCTCCCTGCTGATCGAGGTGATCTTTTCCCTCGACGGCCTCGGCCGCCTGAGCTACGAGGCGGCCGTCGCCCGGGATTACCCCGTGGTGTTCGGCACGTTGTTCATCTTCACCCTGTTCGGGCTGCTGATCAAACTGGTGGGCGACATCTGCTACACCCTGGTCGATCCGCGTATCGACTTCGCCGCGAGGAACGCCTGA